A section of the Polyangium spumosum genome encodes:
- a CDS encoding sugar phosphate nucleotidyltransferase has protein sequence MPNIPSSSRQQAVVLCGGLATRMYPRTLAVPKFLLPIAGRPFGHHLLARLAEAGYEEVVLCIGHLGDEIRAALGDGAAFGLHVVHADEGETRLGTAGAIRRALPLLGEAFLVTYGDSYLPFDYAAPLADLEAHGEARGTMSVYRNEDRWDDSNCEIAAGRVARYQKRRPGEPRDPALDHIDYGAIALRREVIAALPEGPGDLAPVLSRLAAEGALRALVVTERFYEIGSEAGYRELEALFHARGGARAEDNP, from the coding sequence GTGCCGAACATCCCGTCTTCGTCCCGCCAGCAAGCCGTCGTCCTCTGCGGAGGGCTCGCCACGCGGATGTACCCGCGCACGCTCGCCGTGCCGAAGTTCCTCCTGCCGATCGCGGGCAGGCCGTTTGGCCATCACCTGCTCGCGCGGCTCGCCGAGGCGGGCTACGAGGAGGTCGTGCTCTGCATCGGCCACCTCGGCGACGAGATCCGCGCGGCGCTCGGGGACGGCGCGGCCTTCGGGCTACACGTCGTCCACGCCGACGAGGGCGAGACCCGGCTCGGCACGGCGGGTGCGATCCGGCGGGCGCTGCCGCTGCTCGGCGAGGCGTTCCTCGTGACGTACGGCGACTCCTACCTGCCCTTCGACTACGCCGCGCCGCTCGCCGACCTCGAAGCGCACGGCGAGGCGCGCGGCACGATGTCCGTCTACCGCAACGAGGACCGCTGGGACGACTCGAACTGCGAGATCGCCGCGGGCCGCGTGGCCCGCTACCAGAAACGCAGGCCCGGCGAGCCGCGCGATCCCGCGCTCGATCACATCGACTACGGCGCGATCGCGCTCCGCCGTGAGGTCATCGCGGCGCTGCCCGAGGGCCCGGGTGACCTCGCGCCCGTGCTCTCGCGGCTCGCCGCGGAGGGCGCGCTCCGGGCGCTCGTCGTGACGGAGAGGTTTTACGAAATCGGCTCCGAGGCCGGTTATCGCGAGCTCGAGGCGCTCTTCCACGCGCGTGGGGGCGCCCGAGCGGAGGACAACCCGTGA
- a CDS encoding sugar kinase yields MIISRAPVRFSLGGGGTDLPAYSTRFGGYLVSAAIDKYIYVTANKRFFRDIRLAYSKTEIVSSVDQVEHPIFREALRMTGIDHSIELTSVADLPANSGLGSSSAFTVALLNALHTYKREFVSSEKLAEEACTLEIDRLGEPIGKQDQYISAFGNVTAFTFDKDGAVHVEPVPVRDEVLDELESNLVILWSGIERPARIVLSEQGQRLRELEPPVIESMHRIKEMGHETYRILTSGEIDRYGELLHVHWSHKRKLASKMTDSVIDEHYEAARKHGAIGGKLMGAGGGGFFMFYVRPQDRRRMLEAMIARGLRPLRFRFDMDGARIMANMHRS; encoded by the coding sequence GTGATCATATCTCGCGCGCCCGTGCGCTTCTCGCTCGGCGGCGGGGGCACGGATCTCCCGGCGTATTCGACGCGCTTCGGGGGATACCTCGTCTCCGCGGCCATCGACAAATACATCTACGTGACGGCGAACAAGCGGTTCTTCCGCGACATCCGCCTCGCGTATTCGAAGACCGAGATCGTCTCCAGCGTCGACCAGGTCGAGCACCCGATCTTCCGCGAAGCGCTGCGCATGACGGGCATCGACCATTCGATCGAGCTCACGAGCGTCGCCGACCTCCCGGCGAACTCGGGCCTCGGCTCCTCGAGCGCCTTCACGGTCGCGCTCCTGAACGCGCTCCACACCTACAAGCGCGAGTTCGTCTCCTCGGAGAAGCTCGCCGAGGAGGCGTGCACCCTGGAGATCGATCGCCTCGGCGAGCCCATCGGCAAGCAGGACCAGTACATCTCGGCCTTCGGCAACGTCACGGCCTTCACCTTCGACAAGGACGGCGCCGTCCACGTCGAGCCCGTGCCTGTCCGGGACGAGGTGCTCGACGAGCTCGAGTCGAACCTCGTCATCCTCTGGTCGGGCATCGAGCGCCCGGCGCGTATCGTCCTCAGCGAGCAGGGCCAGCGGCTACGCGAGCTCGAGCCGCCCGTGATCGAGTCGATGCACCGGATCAAGGAGATGGGCCACGAGACCTACCGGATCCTGACGAGCGGCGAGATCGACCGGTACGGCGAGCTCCTGCACGTGCACTGGTCGCACAAGCGCAAGCTCGCCTCGAAGATGACGGACTCCGTCATCGACGAGCATTACGAGGCGGCGCGCAAGCACGGCGCGATCGGCGGCAAGCTCATGGGCGCGGGTGGTGGCGGCTTCTTCATGTTCTACGTCCGCCCCCAGGATCGGCGCCGCATGCTCGAGGCCATGATCGCCCGGGGCCTCCGTCCGCTCCGGTTCCGCTTCGACATGGATGGCGCCCGCATCATGGCCAACATGCACCGATCCTGA
- a CDS encoding serine/threonine-protein kinase, producing MNEPSFARVSVGDVLFGKYRVERVLGVGGMGIVVAARHTQLDALYAVKLMHPAEIGNQQALARFFREARAAAKLRSEHVARVFDAGRTPRGIPYILLEHLEGCDLQQLGKKRETLPVDEAVLYVMHACDALIEAHAAGIIHRDLKPANLFLTHRPDGSPCVKVLDFGISKRLGKERVPSWNTRTTDILGSPLYMSPEQMRSTRDVDARTDLWALGAILYRLLAGEAPFAARSLSDVYEGILEREPRPLSVRRPDVPPALDAVVRRCLRKNPDDRFDAALSLAAALAPFVPEEDAPRSLRSKQMRPAFASSPAVTVLPALPPAEPTPDDVPTSRVCRPAMKSTPTLRSMQDPLPTPPSTSESTSPAWGGTFSVAERAREQGSRVVVAALLVAALIGAGTGAWLSREDHIVAARATPESAPVEPEEASPNLASVAGALAAPAVPAEPTKVPAPRALAALPGCAGEAAEPPSDTKTRPKAPPPKRAADPFGRSRK from the coding sequence ATGAACGAGCCGTCGTTCGCGCGGGTTTCGGTGGGAGACGTGCTCTTTGGGAAGTACCGGGTCGAGCGCGTCCTCGGCGTCGGCGGCATGGGGATCGTGGTCGCGGCGAGGCACACGCAGCTCGACGCGCTCTACGCCGTCAAGCTCATGCACCCGGCCGAGATCGGCAACCAGCAGGCCCTCGCGCGGTTCTTCCGGGAAGCACGGGCGGCCGCGAAGTTACGTAGCGAGCACGTGGCGCGTGTCTTCGACGCAGGCCGGACGCCGCGGGGGATCCCGTACATCCTGCTCGAGCACCTCGAAGGTTGTGATCTGCAGCAGCTCGGCAAGAAGCGCGAGACGTTGCCCGTGGACGAGGCCGTGCTCTACGTGATGCACGCCTGCGACGCGCTGATCGAGGCCCACGCGGCCGGCATCATCCACCGCGATCTGAAGCCCGCGAACCTCTTCCTCACGCACAGGCCCGACGGATCGCCCTGCGTCAAGGTGCTCGATTTCGGCATCTCGAAGCGCCTCGGCAAGGAGAGGGTGCCGTCGTGGAACACCCGGACGACCGACATCCTCGGCTCGCCGCTCTACATGTCGCCCGAGCAGATGCGATCGACCCGGGACGTCGACGCGCGGACGGACCTCTGGGCGCTCGGCGCCATCCTGTACAGGCTGCTCGCCGGCGAGGCGCCCTTCGCGGCGCGGAGCCTGTCGGACGTGTACGAGGGGATCCTCGAGCGAGAGCCACGCCCGCTCTCGGTGCGCCGGCCCGACGTGCCCCCGGCGCTCGACGCGGTGGTGCGAAGATGCCTGCGGAAGAACCCCGATGATCGCTTCGACGCGGCGCTCTCGCTCGCCGCCGCGCTCGCGCCGTTCGTGCCCGAGGAAGACGCCCCGCGGAGCCTGCGTAGCAAGCAAATGCGGCCCGCCTTCGCCTCGTCGCCGGCCGTGACGGTGCTGCCGGCGCTGCCTCCAGCCGAGCCCACGCCGGACGATGTGCCGACGTCGCGGGTTTGTCGGCCGGCGATGAAGAGCACGCCGACGCTCCGTTCCATGCAGGATCCGTTGCCGACGCCGCCCTCGACGAGCGAGTCCACGTCGCCCGCGTGGGGCGGGACGTTTTCGGTCGCCGAGCGGGCCCGGGAGCAAGGCTCACGCGTGGTGGTCGCGGCGCTGCTGGTCGCGGCGCTGATCGGGGCGGGGACGGGCGCGTGGCTCTCCCGGGAGGATCACATCGTCGCGGCCCGCGCCACGCCCGAGAGCGCCCCTGTCGAACCGGAGGAGGCCTCGCCGAACCTCGCGTCCGTCGCCGGGGCGCTCGCCGCGCCCGCGGTCCCGGCCGAGCCCACGAAGGTGCCCGCGCCGCGCGCCCTCGCGGCGCTGCCCGGCTGCGCGGGCGAGGCGGCCGAGCCCCCGAGCGACACGAAGACGCGCCCGAAAGCGCCGCCGCCGAAGAGGGCGGCCGATCCGTTTGGTCGTTCACGCAAATGA
- a CDS encoding alpha/beta hydrolase family protein — MVRELGRLVMAAWMPLVLVTGGCNVDIEPPGEGPQATSASSGGVGGVGGSGGGGVGGVGGSGGGGVGGGGDASRCIASSQLVSCPYEQESIPAQLGIPRDVLYQVPLGTPPAKGWPVVLLFQGSLYGPPLMFEGAADGPHGVYHLALTVKELLDAGYAVLAPAAHAEGTTFWDTNVPPFSIAWSTAPDHAFMLSIFESISAGLFGPLDASRMYATGISSGGYMTSRMAVSYEGKFRALAIHSASYATCSGPLCTIPDSLPSDHPPTLFLHGEADLVVPIDTMKAYNTRLVTEGKETRVVTAPGVGHDWLAAGPEEVVAWFDAHP, encoded by the coding sequence ATGGTGCGTGAGCTGGGGCGGCTCGTCATGGCCGCCTGGATGCCGCTCGTCCTCGTCACGGGTGGATGCAACGTCGATATCGAGCCGCCCGGCGAAGGCCCCCAAGCGACCAGCGCGAGCAGCGGCGGTGTCGGGGGCGTCGGCGGTTCGGGCGGCGGCGGTGTCGGGGGCGTCGGCGGTTCGGGCGGCGGCGGTGTCGGGGGCGGCGGAGATGCGTCTCGTTGTATTGCCTCGTCGCAGCTCGTCTCGTGCCCGTACGAGCAGGAGAGCATCCCGGCGCAACTGGGGATCCCGCGGGACGTCCTGTACCAGGTGCCGCTCGGGACGCCGCCCGCGAAGGGCTGGCCGGTGGTGCTCCTGTTTCAAGGTTCGCTTTATGGACCTCCGCTCATGTTCGAAGGGGCCGCGGACGGCCCTCACGGCGTCTATCACCTCGCGCTGACCGTGAAGGAACTCCTCGACGCGGGTTACGCCGTGCTCGCTCCGGCGGCGCACGCGGAGGGCACGACGTTCTGGGATACGAACGTGCCGCCCTTTTCGATCGCCTGGTCGACGGCGCCGGATCACGCGTTCATGCTCTCGATCTTCGAATCGATCTCCGCGGGCCTGTTCGGCCCCCTCGACGCGTCGCGGATGTACGCGACGGGCATTTCGAGCGGGGGCTACATGACGAGCCGGATGGCCGTGAGCTACGAGGGAAAGTTCCGCGCGCTCGCGATCCACTCCGCGTCGTACGCGACGTGCAGCGGCCCGCTCTGCACGATCCCCGACAGCTTGCCGAGTGATCACCCGCCGACGCTCTTCCTGCACGGCGAGGCCGACCTCGTCGTCCCCATCGACACGATGAAGGCGTACAACACGCGCCTGGTCACCGAGGGCAAGGAGACACGTGTCGTCACGGCGCCGGGCGTGGGGCACGATTGGCTCGCGGCAGGCCCCGAGGAGGTCGTCGCCTGGTTCGACGCGCACCCCTGA
- a CDS encoding tetratricopeptide repeat protein — MKRYFSTNVLLVASLVSSVAAGEAAREPLAEERAEVLFRRGLELMDAGRFARACPMLEESRRLDPAMGTTFRLAECYEHTERLGEAFMLYQEVTSEARRRHAEERAAFARARLVALGPRVAVVNLIVPDETTWAPGLTLTWDTRELDRGLWNAGLVVTKGKHVLAATAPGKRPFRREVTVTAAGTLVDVEVPPLADEVTRRRVVLQLEPLPRPMSIEDRRWLSLGALMVGLGGLTMASVAGLSTWLATSGTAGEPASEASSTTSVAAAAGIGLAGVGLFAAGSLWRAAPAGQVQIAITPRPGGGAGVLRLSF; from the coding sequence ATGAAACGGTATTTCTCGACGAACGTCCTCCTCGTTGCTTCGCTCGTGTCGTCCGTCGCGGCGGGCGAGGCTGCGCGGGAGCCGCTCGCCGAGGAGCGGGCGGAGGTGCTGTTTCGCCGCGGGCTCGAGCTCATGGACGCAGGCAGATTCGCGCGGGCCTGTCCGATGCTGGAGGAGAGCCGGAGGCTCGATCCGGCGATGGGCACGACGTTCCGGCTGGCCGAGTGTTACGAGCACACGGAGCGGCTCGGCGAGGCGTTCATGTTGTACCAGGAGGTCACCTCGGAGGCGCGGCGGCGGCACGCCGAGGAGCGCGCCGCGTTCGCGCGGGCCCGCCTCGTCGCGCTGGGTCCACGCGTCGCGGTGGTGAACCTGATCGTCCCGGACGAGACCACGTGGGCGCCCGGGCTCACCCTCACCTGGGATACACGCGAGCTCGATCGAGGCCTCTGGAACGCGGGCCTCGTCGTGACGAAGGGCAAACACGTGCTCGCGGCGACCGCGCCGGGCAAACGGCCGTTCCGGCGGGAGGTCACCGTGACGGCGGCAGGGACGCTGGTCGACGTGGAGGTGCCGCCGCTCGCGGACGAGGTCACGCGGCGCCGCGTCGTGCTCCAGCTCGAGCCGCTGCCGCGGCCGATGTCGATCGAGGATCGGCGCTGGCTCTCGCTCGGGGCGCTGATGGTGGGCCTCGGCGGCTTGACGATGGCGTCCGTCGCAGGGCTCTCGACGTGGCTCGCGACGAGCGGCACGGCGGGCGAGCCTGCGTCCGAGGCGTCGTCCACGACGAGCGTGGCGGCGGCCGCCGGGATCGGCCTCGCGGGGGTGGGGCTTTTTGCGGCGGGGTCGCTCTGGCGCGCGGCGCCGGCCGGGCAGGTGCAGATCGCGATCACGCCCAGGCCGGGCGGCGGGGCAGGGGTGCTCCGTTTGTCCTTCTGA
- a CDS encoding alpha/beta fold hydrolase translates to MPYLHVDGCEIHYEVKGRGEVVLLLHGLGSSVLDWELQVPALAERYKVVAVDLRGHGRSEKPPGPYRITTFAADVAQVLGELALGPAHVVGISMGGMVGFQLAVDAPSLVRSLVVVNSAPAFVPRTLGERLVVLQRLVALRVLGLRGLAPKIAKKNLPRPDQEALRQTLAARLAQNDEAAYCAATRAILGWSVAERIGTIACPVLVVTGDQDYTPVASKRAYAARIPRARVAVVADSRHCTPLDQPEAFNRLLLDFLHEHSMAPAGAEEVCHGA, encoded by the coding sequence ATGCCGTATTTGCACGTCGATGGGTGTGAGATCCACTACGAGGTGAAGGGGCGTGGGGAGGTCGTGTTGCTCTTGCACGGGCTCGGATCGAGCGTGCTTGATTGGGAGCTGCAGGTCCCCGCGCTCGCGGAGCGGTACAAGGTGGTCGCCGTCGATCTGCGTGGCCACGGCCGCTCGGAGAAGCCTCCGGGCCCCTATCGAATCACCACGTTCGCCGCCGACGTGGCGCAGGTGCTCGGGGAGCTCGCGCTTGGCCCGGCGCACGTCGTCGGCATTTCGATGGGCGGCATGGTGGGCTTCCAGCTCGCCGTCGACGCGCCTTCGCTCGTGCGGTCGCTCGTGGTGGTGAACAGCGCCCCGGCCTTCGTGCCGCGTACGCTCGGCGAGCGGCTCGTGGTCTTGCAGCGGCTCGTCGCGCTGCGCGTGCTCGGCCTCCGGGGGCTCGCGCCGAAGATCGCCAAGAAGAACCTGCCGCGCCCCGACCAGGAGGCGCTGCGCCAGACGCTCGCCGCGCGCCTCGCGCAGAACGACGAGGCGGCCTATTGCGCCGCGACCCGCGCGATCCTCGGCTGGAGCGTGGCCGAGCGTATCGGCACGATCGCGTGCCCCGTCCTCGTGGTCACGGGCGATCAGGACTACACGCCCGTCGCGTCGAAGCGGGCCTACGCCGCCCGGATCCCGCGCGCCCGCGTGGCCGTCGTCGCCGACTCGCGGCATTGCACGCCGCTCGATCAGCCGGAGGCCTTCAACCGGCTCTTGCTCGATTTCCTGCACGAGCATTCGATGGCCCCCGCGGGGGCCGAGGAAGTTTGTCATGGTGCGTGA
- a CDS encoding sigma 54-interacting transcriptional regulator — MAAPGEILAHRYRIVTTLGEGGLARTYLATDLVLGVDVALKVLRRAEDEWALRAELGYLAGLCHPHLVRVLDFGSLPRDGEDPPLHWLATEAVAGREIDRVGPDFEAIRAPLVDALSALAFLHRLGLRHGDFKPANVLVDERGRGVLLDLSCAGRLGAAAAPSGTPRFIAPEILRGEAADARSDLYAVGVTLRELASGRGLPPPVERLAERLVDPDPTARPASAEEVIEALGGQASWIRVPPRDAPRLVGREAELGRLVALLDHLAAGREGRRVGIVRGPEGAGRSRLLRELKWITQTRVPTAFALATTPRPFASLVERAVGEPLAEGSVGAALSARDRLSRRGTPVALLVDDVHLWPDEDQEALAALARSLDPADPVLVVVTEIDAAEGAFLGGERAGAEVIELGPLAASAVKRWMHDVGLPGLEAEIHAATGGLAAAIADVVAEVQAGRAAEGELDRAVLRREEALREAHEARAAEASRLLAEHAADAVRRPRVFRGAAEAALGAEHAGDEAWLLAARVVELAGNPARAREAIERRITRLPSGARRGAALLTLASCLGQQGEAQQALSILAEASREPLDAPSQARRADLEARALTRLGRHAEARVVAEAALEALPASADDDVRADLVEDLVVAATHLGDRAAARRLLAQEASVTEGSPRRRLRALSYRAIHDYRAGDVRAALAGHHEAQKVAEEHGLSDAIARTCLNLGTACHQLGRFAEALAAYERGARVSRALGQRDVGLLFASNLAKLWADVGAFERGLRTATRAAADALAAGMEAIAAAAASAAGENALGLGDFVSAREAAGRARAAFVRLGMAREAAEVAIEAAEIELAAGDLSAGARALDAACHEAREAPDVAAREALGRAELDRLRGAPAAEIGRLEAALGLAERAAQPDLVAVCASRLAVALEHAGERARAGTLRARALALWEEAASGLAPELRSAFFAHPRRRVRALVAPPVENAAAPAARSGRAENLARLLDLYRKLNSTDEANAVLVMALDAAIELTGAERGFLVLEDPRSGALHVPAARNVDREQIGKSHLKFSRSIAEQAMRTAEPVCTADAREDERFRENASVHAMRLRSVIAVPIRSPDGVLGALYLDNRFTEARFREADIDLLLAFADHVALVLRRARLIEDLRRRTEELEAERSRVEELARLQAAEIMRLGDEVRAKQEALEQRHEWGIVGRSPALRRVLATLERVVASPLPVLVLGESGTGKELVARAVHDGSARRAGPFVGINCAALPPNLLEAELFGHKRGAFTGAERDRAGLMVAASGGTLFLDELGEMPLPVQAKLLRVLQERVVRPLGSDTTVPVDFRLVCATNRPLRAEVRFGRFREDLYYRVGVVEVTLPPLRERLEDLPELAGHLVARAARELGRPAARITPSAMRMLLAHTWPGNVRELENVLMKAIVLAEGDVIRPGDLGLREARVLPSRRAPRPSGDAEREAILRALAESGWNAARAARSLAIPRATFYRRLERHGITRPR; from the coding sequence TTGGCCGCCCCCGGAGAGATCCTCGCCCACCGTTATCGAATCGTCACGACGCTCGGCGAGGGAGGCCTCGCGCGCACGTACCTCGCGACGGACCTGGTCCTCGGGGTCGACGTCGCGCTGAAGGTGCTGCGGCGCGCAGAGGACGAGTGGGCGCTACGCGCGGAGCTCGGATACCTGGCGGGCCTCTGCCACCCGCACCTCGTCCGCGTGCTCGATTTCGGGTCGCTCCCGCGAGACGGAGAGGATCCGCCGCTGCATTGGCTCGCGACCGAGGCCGTCGCCGGCAGAGAGATCGACCGGGTGGGCCCGGATTTCGAGGCGATCCGCGCGCCGCTCGTCGATGCCCTCTCCGCGCTCGCGTTCCTGCATCGGCTGGGGCTGCGGCACGGAGATTTCAAGCCCGCCAACGTGCTCGTCGACGAGCGCGGTCGCGGCGTATTGCTCGATCTGTCGTGCGCCGGAAGGCTCGGGGCCGCCGCCGCGCCGAGCGGGACGCCGCGCTTCATCGCCCCCGAGATCCTGCGCGGAGAGGCCGCAGACGCGCGGAGCGATCTCTACGCGGTCGGCGTCACCCTGCGCGAGCTCGCCTCGGGGCGCGGGCTGCCGCCTCCGGTGGAGCGGCTCGCGGAGAGGCTCGTCGATCCAGACCCGACAGCCCGCCCCGCCTCGGCGGAGGAGGTGATCGAGGCGCTCGGCGGGCAGGCTTCCTGGATCCGTGTCCCGCCGCGGGACGCGCCGCGGCTCGTGGGCCGCGAGGCCGAGCTCGGCCGGCTCGTGGCGCTGCTCGACCACCTCGCGGCCGGTCGCGAAGGCCGACGCGTGGGGATCGTCCGCGGGCCCGAAGGCGCAGGGAGGAGCCGCCTGCTCCGCGAGCTCAAGTGGATCACGCAGACGCGGGTTCCCACGGCCTTCGCGCTCGCCACGACGCCGCGCCCGTTCGCGTCGCTGGTGGAGCGCGCCGTCGGCGAGCCTCTCGCGGAAGGGAGCGTGGGCGCGGCGCTCTCGGCGCGGGATCGGCTCTCGCGCCGAGGCACGCCGGTGGCGCTGCTCGTGGACGACGTGCACCTCTGGCCCGACGAGGATCAGGAGGCCCTCGCGGCCCTCGCGCGGTCGCTCGATCCAGCCGATCCGGTGCTCGTCGTGGTGACGGAGATCGACGCGGCCGAAGGCGCGTTCCTCGGCGGCGAGCGCGCGGGCGCGGAGGTGATCGAGCTCGGGCCACTCGCGGCAAGCGCGGTGAAGCGGTGGATGCACGACGTCGGCCTCCCCGGGCTCGAAGCCGAGATACACGCCGCGACGGGCGGGCTCGCCGCGGCGATCGCCGACGTGGTCGCCGAGGTGCAAGCCGGCAGGGCCGCCGAGGGGGAGCTCGATCGCGCCGTCCTGAGGCGCGAGGAGGCGCTGCGAGAGGCGCACGAGGCGCGGGCCGCCGAGGCCAGCCGCCTGCTCGCCGAACACGCGGCCGACGCCGTACGACGACCCCGCGTGTTCCGAGGCGCCGCCGAGGCCGCGCTCGGCGCCGAGCACGCGGGCGACGAGGCTTGGCTGCTCGCTGCGCGGGTCGTCGAGCTCGCAGGCAATCCGGCGCGCGCGCGGGAGGCGATCGAGCGGCGTATCACGCGCCTCCCGAGCGGAGCGCGACGCGGGGCCGCGCTGCTCACGCTGGCGAGTTGCCTCGGGCAGCAGGGCGAGGCGCAGCAGGCGCTCTCGATCCTCGCCGAGGCCAGCCGCGAGCCCCTCGACGCGCCGAGCCAGGCGAGGCGCGCGGATCTCGAGGCGCGCGCGCTCACGCGGCTCGGGCGTCACGCCGAGGCGCGCGTGGTCGCCGAGGCGGCGCTCGAAGCCCTGCCGGCGTCGGCCGACGACGACGTGCGCGCCGACCTCGTGGAAGACCTGGTGGTCGCCGCGACCCACCTCGGCGATCGCGCCGCGGCGCGCCGGCTGCTCGCGCAGGAGGCCTCGGTGACCGAGGGTTCGCCGCGGCGGAGGCTCCGGGCGCTGAGCTACCGCGCCATCCACGACTACCGCGCCGGCGACGTCCGGGCGGCGCTCGCCGGCCACCACGAGGCGCAGAAGGTCGCGGAGGAGCACGGCCTGAGCGACGCCATCGCGCGGACGTGCCTGAACCTCGGCACGGCCTGCCACCAGCTCGGCCGGTTCGCGGAGGCCCTCGCGGCGTACGAGCGCGGCGCCCGCGTGAGCCGCGCGCTCGGCCAGCGGGACGTCGGCCTCCTGTTCGCCTCGAACCTCGCGAAGTTGTGGGCGGACGTCGGCGCATTCGAACGAGGCCTGCGCACCGCGACGCGCGCCGCGGCGGACGCCCTCGCCGCCGGGATGGAGGCGATCGCCGCGGCGGCGGCGTCCGCGGCAGGGGAAAACGCGCTCGGCCTCGGGGACTTCGTGTCGGCCCGCGAGGCCGCCGGACGGGCGCGGGCGGCGTTCGTCCGGCTCGGGATGGCGCGTGAGGCCGCGGAGGTCGCGATCGAAGCCGCGGAGATCGAGCTCGCGGCCGGCGACCTCTCGGCCGGCGCGCGCGCGCTCGACGCGGCCTGCCACGAGGCGCGCGAGGCGCCCGACGTCGCGGCGCGGGAAGCGCTCGGGCGGGCCGAGCTCGACCGCCTGCGGGGCGCGCCCGCCGCGGAGATCGGCCGGCTCGAAGCAGCACTCGGCCTCGCGGAGCGCGCGGCGCAGCCCGACCTCGTCGCCGTGTGCGCGAGCCGCCTCGCCGTCGCGCTCGAACATGCCGGCGAACGAGCCCGCGCAGGCACGCTGCGCGCCCGCGCGCTCGCGCTCTGGGAGGAGGCGGCATCCGGCCTCGCCCCCGAGCTCCGGAGCGCGTTTTTCGCCCATCCACGGAGGCGCGTGCGCGCGCTCGTCGCGCCCCCCGTCGAGAACGCGGCCGCGCCTGCCGCGAGGTCCGGGCGCGCGGAGAACCTCGCGCGTTTGCTCGACCTGTACCGGAAGCTCAACAGCACCGACGAGGCGAACGCCGTCCTCGTGATGGCGCTCGACGCCGCGATCGAGCTCACGGGCGCGGAGCGGGGCTTCCTCGTGCTCGAGGACCCGCGCTCGGGAGCCCTGCACGTGCCGGCCGCGCGTAACGTCGATCGCGAGCAGATCGGCAAGAGCCACCTCAAGTTCAGCCGCTCGATCGCCGAACAGGCCATGCGGACCGCCGAGCCCGTGTGCACGGCCGACGCCCGCGAGGACGAGCGGTTCCGCGAGAACGCCTCCGTGCACGCCATGCGCCTCCGGTCCGTCATCGCCGTCCCGATCCGCTCGCCCGACGGCGTGCTCGGCGCGCTCTACCTGGACAATCGGTTCACCGAGGCGCGCTTCCGCGAGGCCGACATCGACCTGCTGCTCGCCTTCGCCGACCATGTCGCGCTGGTCCTCCGGCGCGCCCGCCTCATCGAGGACCTGCGCCGCCGCACCGAGGAGCTCGAGGCCGAGCGCAGCCGCGTGGAGGAGCTCGCGCGGCTCCAGGCGGCGGAGATCATGCGCCTCGGCGACGAGGTGCGCGCGAAGCAGGAGGCGCTCGAGCAGCGCCACGAGTGGGGGATCGTCGGCCGGAGCCCGGCCCTCCGCCGCGTGCTCGCGACGCTCGAGCGTGTCGTCGCGTCCCCGCTGCCCGTGCTCGTGCTCGGCGAGAGCGGCACGGGCAAGGAGCTCGTCGCGCGCGCCGTGCACGACGGCAGCGCGCGACGGGCCGGCCCTTTCGTGGGGATCAACTGCGCGGCGCTTCCGCCGAACCTGCTCGAGGCGGAGCTCTTCGGCCACAAGCGAGGCGCCTTCACCGGCGCGGAGCGTGATCGCGCGGGGCTCATGGTGGCGGCGTCGGGCGGCACGCTTTTCCTCGACGAGCTCGGCGAGATGCCGCTCCCGGTGCAGGCGAAGCTGCTGCGCGTCCTGCAGGAGCGCGTGGTGCGCCCCCTCGGGAGCGACACCACGGTCCCCGTCGATTTCCGCCTCGTCTGCGCCACGAACCGGCCTCTTCGCGCCGAGGTCCGCTTCGGCCGGTTCCGCGAGGATCTGTATTACCGCGTCGGCGTCGTGGAGGTCACGCTGCCGCCGCTGCGCGAGCGGCTCGAGGACCTGCCCGAGCTCGCGGGCCACCTCGTCGCGCGCGCGGCCCGCGAGCTCGGCAGGCCCGCGGCGCGTATCACGCCCTCGGCGATGCGTATGCTGCTCGCCCATACGTGGCCGGGCAACGTGCGCGAGCTCGAGAACGTGCTCATGAAGGCGATCGTGCTCGCCGAGGGCGACGTCATCCGCCCCGGCGATCTCGGCCTCCGGGAAGCGCGCGTTTTGCCCTCGCGGCGCGCCCCGCGGCCTTCCGGCGACGCCGAGCGCGAGGCCATCCTCCGCGCGCTCGCCGAGAGCGGCTGGAACGCCGCGCGCGCCGCGCGATCACTCGCCATTCCGCGGGCGACCTTTTATCGCCGCCTCGAACGTCATGGCATCACGCGCCCGCGGTGA